AAGCAATTtttgaggcagaaagaaaaactaataatGTGCGGAATATGGGGAGCTTCCTGAAGAGCAGGAGCTGTTTTACTTGCATTCTACCTCCTCcaccactttaaaaaatggtgccTTGTAGAGCGGAACTAGAAACTTGTAATGAGGTTGTACTGCCAGTTACGACATTAACTTGATATACGACATTACATTTTTCCTCATGGAGCTGATAGAAACATATGGGAAGCCATCCTTGAGAAATTCCTTTGTGAAATCCACATGCCATATCCCCCTTAGGCAAGAGCAGaagatagtttcatttttttgatgggCAACTGAGACTGAGGGACAGTGACCCTTTAAGCGACATGTGTAAGAACAACTCAAAACTAGGTTGCCTGGTGCCCATAAGAGACTTCCATCAATGACTGCCTTTGAAGTTAGGTGTCCAACTTGAGAGAGGTTGCGACCTATCTCAGAAACAATACACCGGAGAGCCGGTCATCTTGAGCTCTACAGAAGGAAACTTACGGTCCTTTGAACCTGTAGGAAAAGGGAGATCAACCTAAATGCTGAATTCCTGAGCCATGGAAGTTAGAATACAAAATATTAGAACTAAAATTCAGCTAAGTGTTAGAAGGCCACAGTGTTAGGGACTTCTAGGAACTTGGCTAAAAACGAATTAAGTGCACAAGGGTCCTGCCTTATAAGAAGTTTACAGTCTGCCTGAGGGTCATCCTTCTGACCAAGCACTGAGAATGAGCAAGCCCTCAGGCAGTATACAGCAGGGATTCCTAGTATACAGAAGGAGTAGGCTTTCAGAAGGTAACTCATTAAGCAGGGACTTAGGGATAAATTGGAGTTAGCAAGCAAATGGGGACTGGAAAAATGAGGTCTAGGTACATACCGAAGCTGTACAACTGAAGCTCTGGAGGTGAGAACTGACAGCTGAGAATGGCTGAAGCTCAGGGCGTGTTGGTGAAGTGGAGACAGATGAGGTAGATGGTAGATAGGAGGTCATTCTAAGATTTTTAAGAAGGTGGCATGTTTATAGTTGTTCCCTATGGAAGCATTATTACCATCCTTCAGAGAGGCTTGGTAATGGCTGTAAAATTCCTTGGCAGTAAATCAGAATTTTGTGCTATAAATTCCAGAAACACTGCTTTGTGGGGTGCACATAAGGACATGGGGAATGGTCTCCATTTCCTGCTGGCTCAGAGAGCCTGCCCATTTTGTCTGTCCTTTCCTCAGGCTGAAGGAGTTCCACTGGGGAGAAACCTCCCGTTTCTCCTTAGGGAAAATacagttttctatttccttttatctCTTTTGATTCCTTTACTATGTTATAGTCTTGATTGGCCCTTCTCTCCAGACTCCTCATGATTCAGGCCTAGCTAAATCAAGAACAGCCTTCTCTTGTGCTATACTAATGTAGAATTCCTGTTTCAGATCCTATAAATGTAGGTTTCTGTACCAAGTGGATATTACCCTTTGTTGATGTTTGACATTGGTGTTGACCTCATAATGTTTAATTATAGAAAGTTAAATTGATTAAAGCAGATGAATTCTATTTTTGAGCAGCATGTGAGTGGCATTTTCACATATGTGATCTGCAGATCTTAAACCACACTTCCTGATTTTCAGATTCTAACCCTcgatatttaaataaagaaagggGATTCTCTAGGCAGTGGTGCCAGATTAATCCCCACTGGACAGCCCCCTAAGTCACTGAGGCTCTGCACACAGCTCCACCAAGGCCTTCCTGCCCCTTTCTCACAGCCACAGAGCACCAGACTGGTCAAGCGAAGGGCAGTGGGCTAACTGCCTCCGTCTGGAAATTAATTATGAGGAAGACAGAACTGACTTGAAAGTCACTGAGGACTTCAGAATGGTTCTGAAGTTTCTGTCTTCTGAGGGTCATCAAAATCCAGATTTTTCAGATGGATAAGGACACTGTGAGAGTAAGAGTGTCATGGATGTATGCATATTACCTTTAGATGTAAAAActtcattttgttattattgAGGACACAGCTATTGTTTTAGACAAAATacgttttaaattttcattgacATGAAAGGCATATGCCACATGAAGCAAAGTCCACAATCATACAAGCAGCAGCCCTTTATCTatgaaggggagaaaattctACATTTCTGAGGTGACATTAATGATACCACCTCTGTCATTAAACAAccacccagcctctctgggcttTAGTTTCATTTGTAAGATGAGATAAAACTAGATGACTTCCTTCCAGTATTAAAACGTGTGCTCATTCAATGAAAACAGCTCAGTGAAACTTTGTAAAACTCTTCTTCATTTAACTGGAGGTCAGCTTTCCTAATTACCAACAATTACAGAGCTCCTCTAGATATGTATTAagtgtacacatatacatgtttctatttccttttcaattttgtttctctaGAATGTTTATTAAATCTTACTTTGTGGCCTTTCGCTGGGCTGTTGATAGAGTACCTTGACTTTGCTTCTCCTCTAGGTCACCAGTGAGAAGCTGTGCAGGGCTCAACATGAGCTTCATTTCCAAGCTGCCACCTACCTCTGCCTCCTGCGCAGCGTCCGCAAACATGTGGCCCTTCATCAGGAATTTCACGGCAAGGGGGAGCGCTCGGTGGAGGAGTCAGCTGGCTTGGTGGGTCTCAAGTTGCCCCAGCAGcctggagggaagggctgggagccATGAAAATAGAGAAATTCCTCCGGTGCTGCCTTCATACAAGGATTTAATTATTTCTGTCATTATGTATTTatcattaaattgtttttaaagttcagGGATTTTCTCTGTAATTTTGTTGGCCAAGTGTTTCTTAAGGAGGTTTCATCTTTACTCGCAGTGAATTGACTGAACTTCTTACAGTAGGCTGATTGATGTTCtggatttacttttaaaattctttattagtatttttattttaaagtaatacaagTCTATTGGTAAGGAATTCAAATGGTGTAGACATCAaagccctcttttcttttttaaagattttatttatttttagagagagtagaagggagggagaaagagagggagagaaacatcagttggttgcctcttgtacacacctaacccacaacccaggcaagtgccctgactgggaattaaaagctggatgatgcccaaccaactgagccaccactGGTCACAGCAAAGcctgcttttccttccctttgtctctccctccccaccattcCCATTCCCAGGTGGTACCTATTGCCAATAGTTTTGGTGTGCATGTTTCCAAATACTTCCTATACATATACAGACACACAATTATACATCTATACTTTACTAAAAGTATATTAATATCCTGGTAGGAAGTAGATGGCACACTCAAATAAGGTTACTGAGGAGAGTTAATCAGATGCATAAAGATGTCGCCTGAATTCAGGTCAACGGGATGGGCTAACAACAGTGGGGTGCTATTgtggggtgggcaaaaataggttaataataaataatacagtaataaataaaacaaaaataaacttccatgtgctcacaactataaacccacttgtgcccacccctgtattaCCTCCCTTGGCCTGACAGAGGTGACTGTTACGTATGAGACCATGGACACCACTCAACTTTAGGCCTcagggaggaggccaggcagagggaggaggaataCACCAACTCCTGTCTCCTGCCTTTTAATGTTCATGTCAGATTGCTCCTCCTCTTGAATTGTCTATCAGAGTGAAGGGCCCTGCCATGAACTTGGCCGATCAGGTAAAAAACTGGGGTTTCATTCTGTActcccctcttctttctccacaCCCAATCAGCTGGCTATTCTCCTTTTGCAGTGGCTCTAACGGCCTTCTCCCCACTCAGTCTTCACTGCCCCTTCCCAGTTCAGGCACTGATCATCTTTTGGAGTAATAAACTCGTctcctaaatttttgttgtctcgAAAGCACCTGTTACAGTGACTTAAACATAGCAttatttaatcattgttttgaatgcATGGCTTAGTTCTGCTCATTAGAAGTAGTACAATCTGAACGGAACTATTTATAAAGCATTGCACCATCTCTTCTAAATTAACATCAAAATAATAGCATTAAGAGGTCAAACAGCATTTATTCAATTAAACAGATCAAAGactagaaatgttatttttctttttaatcctcactcaaggatatgtttatgaatttgagagaaagagggagggagttgggagagggggagaaacatcattgtaAGACAGAAACTGATAAGTTGCATTTCAAATATGTccccactggggatcaaacccacaacctaggtatgtgcccttaccgggaattgaacccacaacctttttttggtgtataggacaaggTTCCAGTcagctgggccacctggccaaggcaaaaCCATAAATGTTTAACATTTCTCTTCCCCATTTTGTTTCACTGACATAGTTTTGGGCTGGCCAAAAAATCtgctatgtttttttctgtaaaataaggtacattttccattttcacaaataactttattgatttggatattttgagtatgttggctatctcctgctattggcttctagcgggtagaggtcaggggtgctgctcaaCACCTTCCAGTGCGTAAGAGCCTAcagtaaagaattatttggctaaatGTCAATAGTACCCAGAAACTTTgcaaccacttctgacatgtttgatcagtcacagcacttccatatactgcacaaatcttgttttatgtttcagttgcctttttacctttcttgagtaATAAAGCATATGTCAAAAATATTGCATAgtgtcttccatcttcaatactaaaatggctacacaaaatttcaccaattttgatgttttttaaaaatgcacattgatatgacagctgtcataatagaATCTAACAacactgttttgaatgaagttaaggacaactaagcattactagagccattGCAAAAAAAACACCACAATGGACTCTTTGGCCAATCCAGTATATTACCCAATCATGTTTTGctaaaaagaaggaagcaaaaggaTTAGAATAGGttgatattttcccttttttgttgttacaatattatatatgcaataagtaacattttatagAAAGCAAATGGAGGCAGAACTGCCTAACAAGTTAAGAAGTATCTAttatggctctggctggtgtggttcaatggattgagtgccagcctgtgaaccaagaggttgccAGTCTGATCTCCAGTCAGgtgcgtgcctgggttgtgggccaggtcctcggttgggggcaagaggcaactgatccatgtatctctcccatgttggtatttctctccctctttttctcccttcccctctctctgaaagtaaataaataaaacctgaaaaaatatatttattatgagTTTGAACTCATGTAGACCTAGGTTTTAATCCCACTTTATAATTTGCCAGCTGTGTAACCGTGGGCAGGTTAGTTGACTTGAGCGTGTTCCCTCTTCCCTACAACGGAAATGCCAACGAGGTGGTTGTAATAAATGAGAATAATGTTTACATAAAACATTTGCACAGTACATAATAAATGCCTGACACAAAatcttattttcatcttttactaCACTCTCATTCTTTTATCATGAGCCCTCTTCTAAGCCCTATTGCCACCAGTCTTCTTGGAGTATAGACTAGTTATTTCTTATGGTTTAAAAAATCTGCTTAGACCATTTTTGTCCCTCTGAGGTAATCAATCTGTACCTTATATCAAGAATTAGCTGAAACTCAGTGTTAGAAAGAATTGTTTCTGGTACATGAACTGTGTTAGTAATAATCTTTCTATGCTGGGAAGGCCCCAGAATTAGGGAATCCTGCCATTTTGGCACTGTGTTAACTTACTACTCTACTTTTTTATATGGTACTTGCTTTATCACATTCTTTGACTTTACTCTCTCCTACCTATTCTCCTTCACTTTCAACTGCTTCCTCTCACTGAAGTCTATTAGAATTGAGCATATATTTAGCATAACTCAAGACTTTtccaagcacaaaataaaaataaatccagccCGGACCAGCGTGGCTTTGTAGTGTCCTTCCGCaaagtgaaaagttgctggttgGTTTACCGGTAGGGACACAAGCTTGGGTGGCAGgctcggtccccagttggggcacattcaAGAGGcagccgactgatgtttctcacatggatgtttccctctctcccttcctataaaaataaagtctgaaaaaaataagaataaaagaaccTGCATCCAGATACACCACAGTATATTTCAGAAATTGAAaggcaaaaagaacaaaactggaaagCAGCCAAAATCTTCAAAGGAGTGACAGACTGAGAACTGACTTCTCAGGGGCAACAGAAGGTAAAAGGCAGCAGGAAAGATACAATCCATGTGCCAAAAGAAAGTAATTTCCAGTTGAGAATTctatatccaataaaaatattcatctggaattaagacaaaataaagatCTTTTTAGATCAACAAAAATGTGAGAGGCtttggtcaggtagctcagttggttagagcatcgtcccaatatgccaaagttgcaggttcagtccccggtcagggcacatacaagaatcaaacaatgaatgcataaataagtggaaaaacagactgatgtgtctctctgtctcttcctctctctcgaaaatcaataaataaaaataaaatgggagagTTCCTCACTAACAGGCAAGCACAAAACCAAACAAGCAGAGTAGGCAAACGTCTATAAAGAGCCAGATATTTCAGTCTTGCAGGTCATATGGTATGGTATCTGTCACAACCACTCTGCTGCTGTAGTGCAAAATAAACCATAGACAATAGCAAATGAATGAGCCTGGCAGTATTCCAATGAAACTATTCACAAAAACAGGTAGCAGGCTAGATTTGGCCTGTGGACTGCAGATTGCTGACTCCTGTCCTAAAGCTTAAAGTTTGGACAGAAGGGAAATGATCCCAGACGGAAAGGCAGACATTCCAGAAGGAATGAAGAGCAAAGAAAGTggtaaataaatattgattatatgaaacttgtttttaaaaaaaatcctagaacTAAAACACATAACAAGAGCATATAATAAGAAGTTAAATGGAGTTGGTTTCCTAGGTTCCCTGTGTTATTTCTTGGGAGGACATGTGAAGGTATTGATGAAATTAGACTTTGATACATTAAAGATGCCTGTTTAACTTCTAGGCTAACcattaaagaatgaaaatgggATAAAACTTCCAAACTACCAGAAGGGTAAAAGTTGGAATGATCAAAAGGCAAGCAAGAAAGgacagaaatattaaaacataaaacatttgacacaaatagacaaaataaaaactttaaaccCAGACATATGACTAATGACATGActataaaagattaaatatttcagTTAAGACTGTGAATATTAGACtacttacaaaacaaaaactaaatgtGGTTTATAAAAGATGTAAGCAACCAGAAAGGTAAAAGACAAGGTTAAGACTAAAATCTCTTCATTaacataatttttcaaaactttagtgttttttccttcttatggatatcatgtacatatataatagCATATCCCTTTGGGACACAtgaatttgaacatttttcttttattgtacaTAATTTTCAAGGGATGACATTTCTAGTATTTGGAGTTTGAAATTTTAAGTTAACTGAATAACTGAATGGAAAAGCTATCTTGTCAATTACCAAAGGCAATATGATTCCAAATTTGTTTTTGGCCCAATATGCACTTAAAAGGATCCAGGGCCAATGATTGCTATTTCATGTTAATTTTGTGTTGATCGTGCTAATAAAGTTTAAGTTCCAAGgcaatgtatataaaattttaatgaaacaaaaattttaccaTTATTTCCTTTCAACGTATCTAGAAGTACTTATGTCTCATCTTGAGGAATTAATAGTTTATAAGAAGCAGTTAAAGCACTGGGGCAAGGCTTTGGTACTAGGCATTTTCTGTTAGCTCATTTAGGCCTCACAACAGTGCTACATGGTTTCTATTTACATTAAACATGAGGTTAAGAAATAAATTGCTCAAGGTTCCACCATGGGTTTTGAATCCAGGGCGACGGCAAGCTACGAACACAGgcatttttcccttgctgctgattcaattaaaaaaaaaaaaaaaaggccttatCCTTCAAAATTCTCTTAAGCAGGAAAAAATTCTCTGCAAGATCGCCACCTTTCCTTCATTAGAATACTGCTTAACCTCCGCAGTTCCTAATTTAGACCAACAGCTTCCTGCTGTTATTTCAAGTAATAATGATATTGATTCGAAATGGGTTATATCTCGTTTCTTAGTTTATCAATTACAAGTgttatttccagaattttatttATCCTCGTTCGGGGAGCTTAAGGCCTCTATGTAGATGAAGGAAAACGAACCAGATGTCGGGCAGCAGTAAGAAAAGGATTGTGTCTGCACAATTCATGGTGGGCCCCCGAAAATCACTGGTTTAACTGGTCGGTAACTATTGGTTAGGAATACGCCCATAACTATTATGACTGCTGACAGTCGAACTAACCCGCAAGGTCTCTACTCACTTTAGACTCGGGCCAACCTCGTACCTTCACTAATTTGGGTTTGGGTCACTAGGCCAGGGTGCAGCGCAGCCCTACCCGACTTGTTAGCTCGGAGCGTGTGGTTTGCCGCCTAAGGCGGATGCGGCTCTAGCGTTCGTGGAAGCACCAAAGTATCGCGATATCTGAGGGGAAGGGGCCGGAGAGCTCGCGTGCACGCGCCCGAGAGCCGTTAGGGTGGAACCTTTCCTGGGCGGGGCGGGCCGAGCGGGCGGAGCCTGTACAGTTGGACGGCAGTTGGTGGAGCTCCCGCAGAAAACGACTAAGCGCGAGCAGCGTGCGCGCTCACGTCGCAGCGACGGCGGTGGCGAGCGGCGTCAGAGCCTGAAGGGGGGGGTTGACGGCTGCTGGCGGGTGACTAATATCGCTT
This sequence is a window from Phyllostomus discolor isolate MPI-MPIP mPhyDis1 chromosome 10, mPhyDis1.pri.v3, whole genome shotgun sequence. Protein-coding genes within it:
- the FMC1 gene encoding protein FMC1 homolog, whose amino-acid sequence is MAALGSPARTLRGLLRELRYMNAATGRSYRDTAAYRYLVKAFRAHRVTSEKLCRAQHELHFQAATYLCLLRSVRKHVALHQEFHGKGERSVEESAGLVGLKLPQQPGGKGWEP